A segment of the Ipomoea triloba cultivar NCNSP0323 chromosome 1, ASM357664v1 genome:
GGATACTCTTAACTCTTAAGCCAAACCCCATTCTCTTTTTAATCATGGAGATTAGTTCTATTAACTACCCGGCCTACATACGCCTTTGAAGAATCTTTCTCCAAGTATTAAATATCTTAAATAGGTTGGTATTTGCCACCTAGTTAAttgatggaaagttgattagttATCTATCACAATCGTAATGTACGAAGGGGGTAAATTACCAATACAattaatcatatcatatattttttgttggaTCACAAATGTTTACAGTTatgataaattataattatacatatcgagattaattttacttatatcgagtataatttcaaaatatgGCGACCTATAATTAAGTCAGATAGAGGTGTCAAGATGGACCGTCCAAAGGCCAGCCTAAATCGTCACGCCGCTCTCGCGGTGAGGCGGGTTAGGACCTATAATTTTTGGTTGGCAAAAATGCAGGTCTCGCGGGTTGGCGAgcttttcaatatatatatatatatatatatatatatatatatatatatatatatatatatatatataaaagtgagACACACAcgcaacattaaaaaaattaaatgtaacttttttaatttttaatcacacaaaaaataaatattaattaggttaaattatttgaatataaaataataatgtgatCTTCGTGGGTCAGCCCGTAATGACccgtaaaaaaataataataataataaacaaaaaaactcACCGTAAGACGGGTCTAATGGGACTACTCTACATTAACACTCCTAAAGTCATCGAATATATGTCATCTCATCCCTTGGTCACTTACCCATatgttatgacttatgagttaTGATGATGGGTGGTAATTTTTTCCATTTAAtagttatataatataattgcattaAATTATGACGAGTTTTACTAAATTTCCAATTGGTGGTATGAGTCAAcggtttttttcttcttttttcttacAACAATTAATTTGCTACTTAGTAGAGCTCTTACCCAGTTAATAACTTATTCCATTTGAAGATTTCAATTAGAAATACTTGATAATTTTGTGTTATATATAGGCTAAAGTTCATGTGATCACACATTTctttgtaaacttttttttttttttaatgtagacATATTATGACATTTCATTTTGACAAATTAATAGCTATGACTTTACTGATGAAACTATAGgtaaaaaagtataaattaattaacatcATACATTCATAAGAGGTTACATTGACCAATGGATAGAAATTAATGGATGCATTTGAAAACGCTTgatattattatagtatatttttgaataattcaTAGTGCAATTAGGGTTTATAATAGTGCACTTACATGTACCCACTATTAGTTATCCGCAAGTGCCCTATAAAGCATTTCCAAATGATTAAGAAAATGTcaccatttttttattttaccatttattcttaatttttagtCGTTAATCAACCATATGAATGTATGAGCTAGATTAATAATTAACACTTTTTTACATTGCACATTATTTTCACTTGTAAATATACAATTATCATCCACAttgctacacacacacacgtgtgTGTGTGCAGGTGCGGAGGTGCAGTGAGATGAGAGCTATTGATTTTGTCTAAATCAACATCCAGGATTAACCGATTAACAATGCTGAAAAAAAttgcggtggcaatttggtcattttatatattggtcaaacttaaggtgcatgatttatgtgcttaaggtgcgtccgTTTTTTAGTGAgatcttaaggtgcgtttttgttgaaacttaaagtgcatTGATCTAAAGTTTTatgtgcgtgattttccttcttaaagtgcatgATTTGTTTGCTTACGGTGTgccagttgttgaaacttaaggtgcgtcggtttAAAGTTTTAGATGCGCGATTTTCCCtctaaggtgcgtggtttttctttttaagatgcataatttatgtatttaaggTGCGCTAGTTATAATACTTAAGATACtttcattttaaagttttaggtgtgtagtttatgttattaaaatgttttgtttgtgtgtttaaggtgttTGATTTaattgtgttcttaaggtgctttattTGTGTGGTTGAAGTGCTTAAGGTTAGGTGCGTCAATTGTACACTTGTGTGTCCTTTTGTGTTAACTGCACTTCCGCACGGGAAATGATGTTTGCACATGATCCagtctttatatatatgtgtgcgcgTGTGCAAACAATTTATGTGAGATTGTATCACGAATCATTGAAAGTAGAAAATATAGTAAATTGAAAGTAGATCTATAACACCTCATTGAGAGTAGAAAATGAAGTATGAATTGAGAGTAGATGCATTATTGTTCATTTAAAAATGATCCAATAATCGATGAaccaaaagtaattaaaaaaaaaagaagctatttttaattttatacaaagtaggatACTCATCAATTTACAAGAAATATCTTAGAGCATCCCATTATATTCTCCAATAGGGGTATTATGATAGTTTTTACATAGCTAAAGGCttttcttggttttttttttgtaaagacTCTAGTTTTTGcagtgaaagaaaaaaaaaagtcaataaacGCAATTGAAGCCTCTAAAATTTTgatcatttgatttttttattattaattttttaaaaatttcagattttttttccttttattttctctcCCTCCTCTCTCTTACATAACTTCCTAAATATTGAGTGAGACGTAACTGAATTTATAAGGAATAGGTGGTGGCAGATATGCTTCAGCAGTAGAATTTGTGGAGACTGTTTTCTCCGTACAACAAGACCATGCGGCGTCACATGGATACACTGTACCTCGTATCCCTCGTGTTCCCCACCTTCTAATTTCTCGCGCTATTTCATCTTTAAATCTCATCCCGACTTCTCTTTTTTCCTATCTCGAGTGTCGACACGATATTACCATTTCTTGGGCTGTTGAGCTAGGccttactccgtattttattgGTCTGGGCCGAATCGGGGTTGTCTTGGGCCGGACATGACCCGTTTTTTACATTCAACGAAAAGATCCAACATTGTACCAAGCCCGGCCCGTTTCCCTTTACTAACCTTTATGAacaattgttatgccatggacccggtcAGGTCCACCTCCACCTTTCAAGGTGGATTTGGGTTCAAAATGACGTTTTTTTGCTTTAAAACGATACcgtatgaaatttaaaaaaataattactttataGCCGTGAACTTGTCTTTTGTTTTTAGAATTcatttctttatattcacaattttaaaactgaatattcacaattttagattttaatatacaaaattacagaactctatatttacaattacaaaATTCTATTCATCagtataacaaaatttttgaactcaatattcacaacaaaagaaaagaatattGTTGGCTGAAGAAATAGTGCCACTAACGACACTGTTATTATAGACACACATTTTGGACTTGTTTCCACCTTGCAAGGGATGGTGtacatagcataatttgccctttGGCGAAATCCAAAAGCCGCATTAAGCAGGAGCAAAAACGTGCATGTAAGGACTTGTACCGTGTGCTAGAGATGGTGTACCGTGATTTGGCAATGGTCATTTTCAGCTCTAGAGGATGGAGATGGAACCCATTGTAGTCCAGTCTGTAAAAACACATTTAAAGCCTCGTTTTCTCCGTCTTTCTTGGAGAGTTTTGATCCAACCGACACCAACCAACGATTTGTCAGCGGCACAAACTAACTTTTTGAGTACCTATGACATGTACGCATATATAGCCACACATTATTTCGTGCCCTTCCAGCAATCAGTGGAATAAACGAGGGTGTATTCCCTTTTCAAACTGCGCCTACAAGCCTAGATCTCTGCAATGGCTGCTAAACCGCTCTTTCATTCCTCTGCTGCGTTTCAGAAGGCTTCTGATTCCCCACAGGTATATAATTCTGCGCTTATCTCTCTCCGGGCGTTGAATTTGATGATTTATTTGGGTTTTTTTTGGTGCAGATCTCCAGTGCCCAGTTTAGATCCTCGGAAGTTGAGCAGACCCGTTTCAGATCATCGAGTTTTTCTAAGTATGTGCAAGTGTGAACCCTTTTGTCTCTGTGATTAATTTTCACCTTTTTGTGTTTTGAAGTGACAAGGAAAACCCACAATCCAATTGGGTGCACAGATAAATCGGCCTGATCTTAATCGGCACCCGCACGGGATAAATTCGTCTCGTGATTTTAGTTGACAAATACTCCTTAATTTTTTAGCTGTTAAATGATCACGAGGAGATGAAATTAATTTAAGTTGACCAGAGCTGatcgactcaaactaagaaggcggGGTCTGGGTGGGAGTTGATTATTATTCCTAAAATGGGAAACTTCTTTTGCTGGTTTCCAAATTGGACAGTAGAATTGTAGCATTACTTATAGTAACAGATACTTTCTATATTTGGCAACTAAATCAATGTCTCTTTTGTAACCTTGTGCATTTTTGGAAGCTTTTTGTTTTCATTGGctgtttttataatttaaaatccAAAAGCTCAGGctttgattatattatattatagaagtAACCAAGTGCAGACTGGTAATACAGTTGGTAGTTAATGTTAAGTTCACTGTACCTCTGCCCAGCTTTTGTCCAATATTATCAGGAGAATGAACTcttaaagtgtgtgtgtgtgtttatgtatatgtatatgtacatgatAGGTTGAGGATTTTATCTGAGAAAGTTAAACTTTGAGATGCAGGAGAAATCCGGCTTTGAGAATGAAAAATTCAAGGGATCCTATGAGTTTGACACAGGAAATTGTTGATGACAAAAAGAAAACCGCAGTTTTGACTGAAAGTGCCCCTGATCTGTTCTCTGAGATGAAGCATCGGTTTTTGAGcttcaaaaaggaaaaatactTGTGAGTGTGTGACCTTATTCTTCATGTTTAGCTCAAATTGGCATCACCAATCTGATTCTTCttattccttttgttttttgggTGGGGTGAATAGGGCCGACTTAGAACGTTTCAAGGCTCTTGCCAAAGCTCAAGCACCGAAGGTATTAGCCTTACGTTTTTGTTTTGAAGCTTTTTAGATTCTCTCGTTCACTGTGATATAGGGGGTTAGGCAGTACCCGATATTTGCCTTATTTTATGGTCCATGTGATGAAATCCTTATCTGACAATTTGAAGGACAGTTTATGGTGATTGCTTGTGCAGACTCTCGGGTTTGCCCCTCTAGTGTCCTGGGATTTGAACCAGGAGAGGCCTTTGTAATACGAAATGTTGCAAATTTGGTGCCTCCATACGAGGTAATGAATATTGGCATTTACTTTGTCTGACACACATCAAGCTATAGTTGATGAAATGTCTATTGTGAAATAAATATGCATTTGTTATACATGAAACTGCTTCGTCTGTGCAGAATGGCCCTACCGAAGTAAATGCTGCTCTTGAATTTGCTGTTAACTCTCTCAATGTGAGTAAATTCTGCAGACCGATCTACTGTCATGCTGATCTGTCCGTTTCAACTTTTGTGACTTTTTGAAATGCTGTATATGAGATTGATTATGAAAATTCTTTAATTGAGAATTGACATATAATAGTCGGAGTACATAGAAGTTTGACACAGCCAAAAGAAAGTTTTCTTGATCGTAATCGCGAAATAACAGAAATACATAGTAATCTAGTATGCTAGAGCCATCTTGATTATCTATGAATGATGGAGAATCTCTGATTAtacaaattgtcattttttctttgatagttttttttttttttttttggcgagtGCGGGATTTATTACTGTTCATGTGCTGGTGACTTGTAATGTATCAAAAAACTCGAAAGTATCAAAGATCTCGATATATGTTTCAATGTTTGGCTTGGTCTGTGCAGGTGGAAAATATACTAGTCGTTGGCCACAGCTGTTGTGGAGGCATCCGCGCCTTAATGAGTATGGAAGATGAGACGAATTCTAGGTATGCCGAGTATTATTCTTCTATTTCTGTTGTTCTCCCCTCTCCCTCTCCCCACGCCTCTTGGGAGCAACAACTGTAGCTAAACAAGAAAACAGTTTATGCACCTTCTTAGCCTCTTATATTTGCTTTGCAGTAGCTTTCTTCATAATTGGGTAGCTGTTGGGAAGACCGCAAGGTCGAACACCAAGGCTGCTGCATCATTACTCGGCTTTGATCTACAATGCAAGCACTGCGAGAAGGTGcagttccttcttttttttttttttttttttttaaattattctgTTTCTTGTTCGAGACAGTGCAAAAAAAGGCGTTTTTTTCATCTAATTCTCTGTTTACAGGAATCAATCAACCGCTCGCTGCTGAATTTGCTCACGTACCCGTGGATAAAGGACAAGGTGGCGGGAAGGCAGCTCGTGATTCATGGTGGCTACTACGACTTCACCAACTGTTCATTCGAGAAATGGTCTCTCGACCACGAGGAGGATGATAACTCTAGCGTGGATAACCAATACTCGACTAAAAATCACGAACTCTGGAGCTGACTTGCTCCTGCATTCTCCCCATATTATTTAGATGAATTATATGTAATGCAACTTTGTTGTGTCTGTTTACATACTCTgatgtttcattgtggtgtcttttacaaacttatatgtatgtgtgttgTATTGATGAAAAGATTGCTTCCACTTTCCATTCTGCACTTTTTCCATGAATCTGCAGCTTGGTTTCTCCTCAGATTGCATGGAATGAACATATTCATGTTTTATCAGgttgtgaatatttaatattgtttattttactGATATTTATCCACACATTGACATCACCACAACTCTTTTGTGAGAGTAAACATGTATGCAAAGCTGTCCTAAGGTTCGTTGTTTGTTTCGTCATCAATCCTCAAGCTTTAAATATTATTACCTATATACATATCTATCACTACTACTAAGTAAACATGTATGAAAAGGTGTCATAGggtttaattatttgataatgagATCGGAGAGGTCTACTACTGTTGAGCTAGATTGGGAGGTCTACTACTAAAAAGACTGAGAAGTCTACTACTAATATAATAAGACCGGGAGGTCAACTAACATGTCTAACAATGAGATCGGGAAGTAGGCGTGCACTCTCGATGTCGGAAAATGTGCTTGAAAGATCGAGAAGTGAGGGCACTTATGAGGTTGAGAAGTGTACTGGTGAGATCAGAAATACACTAGTGAGCTCTGTAAAACAAGGGAGTTGCCATATAACCCTCTACCACTTGGTTTACAATACCATTTAAGATTTGTATAGGGATATAAATAGTGTAGTGTAGCTATGTCCatatacatgaaaaattaacaaatagtTTCAAAAGAGGAGTTAGAGTGGATGAAATATAATTCTCGTATCAGGATGTCACAAGTTTAGTTTTTGTTAACATCATTTTAGTTGAGCCCGTTGCATAGGGTATAAGGCAGTTTATCTCTTTATGTGTGGAAAGAAGAGCTAATGAGTATGGATGAGATACCACGAGCCTTTTCTAACTTAATTAAAAGTATCAATTTAGGTTCTACTAAAGACACCCCGCAACTTAgtactacaattttttttaatcctagaaaaaaaaaagcatgaaaaattatatatatatgaaatatgaatTGAACATGTACTTGGATAGTTGGATTTGCTCTTTATTTTTCTGGTTGGTTTAGGATTAACGCTTAACTCGAACCGGTTCAACCCGGAAAACCGAATCCCTTACAGACATCATATAAATAGGACCCGTCCTCGAGGTCTTGAAGCTCATATTTCGCACTCTCGTCACCAGGTTACACCTTCCATTCTTCCCCGCGAAATCAAAGACTTCACCGGAGCTTAGGAAGTCGCCGTCGGCGAGGGGTAAACTAGTGTTTCATTCATTCCCGACGGCTCTCTGGTTCCAATTATTGTGCCAGGTTAGTATCTCATCGGCATTCATACTTAACCAATAATCATACTCCGGTACCTTGTCCCTTTCCATTGGTTTCAATTTCTCAACTCCCACAAAGAATCACACGATTTGAATTCTAAACTTCGCATCTTTCATCCTATTCACGGCGAATTCAACTTTTTTTGGTACCTGATTCAGTTGGCAATATCTCTTCTTATCGAGTACTGGATTGCTTTTTTAATGGGCAAGCGCTTGGGAAGATATGATTGACAAGTAAATGAATAGATTGTGTTTGTCTCGTCGTTTCAGTATTTTGGGAATTTTCTTTTGGTTGCAGGTTTCTTGAGGAAACATGGGATATGAATCTGGTAGCGCATCCCACGATGGTCGTGATGaaggtaattattattattattattattattattatttatttttatttttattatacctTCATAAAAGGAGCATAAAATCTTAAGATAGaaatgaaacaaacaaaaaggtGAATTGCTGGGATTGAACTTATTCTTTTCCATATTGAATTTCAGTTCTGTGAGAGCTTTATTGCTTTTGAAGGGATGGGTAGAAAGCAGTTGAGTGGAGATGGAATGTAACTATTATTATGGAATTTATTAagtttggaaattggaattaTGGCAGCTATTAAAAAAATGCATGAGAACCTGTAGTAATAATGTCATAAGGGTGATTAAGGAGTAGGCCATCAGCTAGGTGAATGGAGGTTAAAGTAGGGTTcaactttattttcatttgcCAAGGTGTGGGCTCATCTCTTACACTGTTGGGAAAATAAATATGACATCACTTTAATAGATTATTAGGGTAAATTATATTACTAGTCTGTAATCGGTCTAAACTTGatcaaaattatgcaattatttcTTCATTAAACTAGGACTAGAATCTGACTCCAGATTTTCCTCCTTAAATCTACTAGACTTTCAAAGGCTACGCATTACAAACATCATGGAAAATTTGCTCTAGGATAATGTAATAGAACAACTTCACTTCCATCACATTTGTTGAAACATTGAGATCAATTGACTAACGATaggtatttaataattttttgttgcaCAAGTAATTGCCAACTTTTATGTCCTTGATTGACTGGATAATCTTGATGCCGTAGTAGTTGTCTTATTTGGAAGCTTGGTTTTGATTCACTATTCAATGTTTTGCTATgacagatgatgatgatgaatatgAGGAGGCTGGTGGTGGCAACCATCTTTTGGGATTTATGTTTGGAAATGTTGACTACTCTGGGGATCTTGATGTTGATTACCTTGATGaggtgattatatatatttaagtttcAGTCTCTACTTTGACAGGAGATCccgtattttattttttattgagtTTTCTAAGAATTTTGATGCCATAATCTTATCATCTATTCCAAACTGTGCCTCACTTTTGGGAGATTACGTTGCATTCTGCAAAAAGCTCCTCTTTGATAAAAATTTCTTTCCTTAATATGTTGCAATTTAAAAATTCCCAGCTTTTAAACTTTACTTTCCAATCTTTAGCTGGTGTAAATCCGATTATTAATGTTACTTGCCTCCTTGAAAACCTAAAATCTGGTTGAGATTTCCAAAGCTTCCTTATTTCTAAAGTTTCAAAAGCTTGGTTTTTCTCTGGTAGGATTTTCCAACTGCCAAAACTTGCCAATTGCTTAAGCATATTAAACTCTAGACTTGATAGAGTGTTAGTGGATTACTTATTAAAAGAAATATGTGTGAAGAGGGTCTTTCTGTTGCATGTGTTAAAATAGGAAAGTTGATATTGCAAGTTGAAGATAGAGAATTTATGCCTGGTGAGACATGGTGATTAGAAATGCATTTGGAATGATAGAAATAAAGGTTATCATCTTGTTAGTAAAACTTGATTAAATGGTTCCGTGCACCTAGTTGTCCTATTTGGCTATTTGTGGATCTCTTTGTACTGGAATTTGTGATATTACTCTGTATACAAATGTTTGGGTTATGAGGTGTTCCTTAGTTTTTGTTGCAATCATATAGTTATGAATGGGAGTTCTCTCTTATCATATATTCCATTTATATTATATGAGAGCTCAAAGTATCAAACTATTACTTCCACTAGTTTTCTCTAAGACTGCAATCATGGTTCCAGGATGCAAAGGAGCATCTTGCTGCATTGGCTGACAAGCTTGGTACATCCCTAACAGATATTGATGTAAGGTTCCTGCCTTTAATCTGTTTATGCAATTGGGTTATATTTTAGACTAAACTGCCTGAGATAAATACCAGGGCATTTTTCTCACTGATATACTATTGAGTTAAATATTTGTACTGATGCTTATTTATCtacttattatttgtttttttctttgattctcCCCTTTTAATTTCAGTTGTCTGTGAAATCGCCACAAACACATTCAGATGCTGCTGAACAAGGTGATGTTGTGTGCCAGGGAATGCTAACTCATGCAGTTTTTGATTTTCAGTTGgtatttttatttcttgaacTGATAACTTTATGTCCTTTTGGCTTTTGCttcctaaatttttttattttact
Coding sequences within it:
- the LOC115998255 gene encoding beta carbonic anhydrase 5, chloroplastic-like isoform X3 gives rise to the protein MAAKPLFHSSAAFQKASDSPQISSAQFRSSEVEQTRFRSSSFSKRNPALRMKNSRDPMSLTQEIVDDKKKTAVLTESAPDLFSEMKHRFLSFKKEKYLADLERFKALAKAQAPKFMVIACADSRVCPSSVLGFEPGEAFVIRNVANLVPPYENGPTEVNAALEFAVNSLNVENILVVGHSCCGGIRALMSMEDETNSSSFLHNWVAVGKTARSNTKAAASLLGFDLQCKHCEKESINRSLLNLLTYPWIKDKVAGRQLVIHGGYYDFTNCSFEKWSLDHEEDDNSSVDNQYSTKNHELWS
- the LOC115998255 gene encoding beta carbonic anhydrase 5, chloroplastic-like isoform X1 — encoded protein: MAAKPLFHSSAAFQKASDSPQISSAQFRSSEVEQTRFRSSSFSKCRRNPALRMKNSRDPMSLTQEIVDDKKKTAVLTESAPDLFSEMKHRFLSFKKEKYLADLERFKALAKAQAPKFMVIACADSRVCPSSVLGFEPGEAFVIRNVANLVPPYENGPTEVNAALEFAVNSLNVENILVVGHSCCGGIRALMSMEDETNSSSFLHNWVAVGKTARSNTKAAASLLGFDLQCKHCEKESINRSLLNLLTYPWIKDKVAGRQLVIHGGYYDFTNCSFEKWSLDHEEDDNSSVDNQYSTKNHELWS
- the LOC115998255 gene encoding beta carbonic anhydrase 5, chloroplastic-like isoform X2; this encodes MAAKPLFHSSAAFQKASDSPQISSAQFRSSEVEQTRFRSSSFSKCRRNPALRMKNSRDPMSLTQEIVDDKKKTAVLTESAPDLFSEMKHRFLSFKKEKYLADLERFKALAKAQAPKFMVIACADSRVCPSSVLGFEPGEAFVIRNVANLVPPYENGPTEVNAALEFAVNSLNVENILVVGHSCCGGIRALMSMEDETNSSFLHNWVAVGKTARSNTKAAASLLGFDLQCKHCEKESINRSLLNLLTYPWIKDKVAGRQLVIHGGYYDFTNCSFEKWSLDHEEDDNSSVDNQYSTKNHELWS